One genomic segment of Microcella indica includes these proteins:
- a CDS encoding sulfatase-like hydrolase/transferase, with product MFILADDMGFGDFGVFNGGQSSTPQLDDLSGISRLYSQHTSASPVCAPARAALLTGRYPQRTGVIDTLEARGTDRLALDEFTIADAFSRAGAVTGLVGKWHCGAIGEPYHPLKRGFDEFIGFRGGWQDYWDWTLERNRTPVQADGRYLTDVLGDEAVGFIRRHKHERFFLHVSFNAPHFPYQAPEELIGQHRRTGRTERVAVIYAMIAVMDRAIGRIRQAISDAGLDDDTLIVVTSDNGPELGGDGEESADRWNVGLRGAKQHVFEGGIRLPLVLSQPGVVAAGEDDTFIHLTDWYPSLLTHAGVTPVGSKVLDGRDISGSFTGGTVDDVPRCWQWSRYHPMPTSNAAIRDGRWKLVHPAAAGTLGLTDRDEWIDHDIKRHPENYAQPIDEESPGWPAVGTEPMLFDLAADPEEAHDLAAVHPDVRARLATALHAWYEDVELDRARLVST from the coding sequence GTGTTCATCCTCGCCGACGACATGGGCTTCGGTGATTTCGGCGTCTTCAACGGCGGACAATCCAGTACTCCACAGTTGGACGACCTGAGTGGCATCTCGCGGCTCTACTCGCAGCACACCTCGGCGTCGCCCGTATGTGCCCCGGCCAGAGCGGCGCTGCTGACCGGGCGGTACCCGCAGCGCACCGGAGTGATCGACACGCTCGAGGCGCGCGGTACGGATCGACTGGCCCTCGACGAATTCACGATCGCCGACGCCTTCTCCCGGGCCGGAGCGGTGACCGGCCTGGTCGGCAAGTGGCACTGCGGGGCGATCGGTGAGCCGTACCATCCCCTCAAGCGTGGGTTCGACGAATTCATCGGGTTCCGCGGCGGCTGGCAGGACTACTGGGACTGGACGCTCGAGCGTAACCGCACCCCCGTGCAGGCGGATGGGCGATACCTGACCGACGTGCTCGGTGATGAGGCAGTGGGCTTCATCCGTCGTCACAAGCACGAGCGATTCTTTCTTCATGTCAGCTTCAACGCTCCGCACTTTCCCTACCAGGCCCCAGAAGAACTGATTGGCCAACATCGTCGGACAGGAAGAACCGAGCGGGTGGCGGTCATCTACGCGATGATCGCAGTGATGGATCGGGCGATCGGCCGGATCAGGCAGGCGATCTCCGACGCCGGGCTCGACGACGATACGCTCATCGTGGTCACCAGCGACAACGGTCCGGAATTGGGCGGGGACGGCGAGGAGTCCGCCGACCGTTGGAATGTCGGCCTGCGCGGCGCGAAACAGCACGTGTTCGAGGGCGGCATCCGGCTTCCACTCGTCCTCAGCCAGCCTGGGGTTGTCGCGGCCGGGGAGGACGACACGTTCATCCATCTGACCGACTGGTACCCGTCCCTGCTGACACATGCCGGCGTCACGCCAGTGGGGAGCAAGGTGCTCGATGGCCGCGATATCAGCGGCAGCTTCACCGGCGGCACGGTCGACGATGTGCCGCGCTGCTGGCAGTGGAGTCGGTACCACCCGATGCCCACCTCGAATGCGGCGATTCGCGATGGGCGGTGGAAGCTCGTGCATCCCGCTGCGGCGGGCACGCTCGGTCTCACCGACCGGGACGAGTGGATCGACCACGACATCAAGCGGCATCCCGAAAACTACGCCCAACCGATCGACGAAGAGTCACCGGGCTGGCCCGCCGTCGGAACCGAGCCCATGCTCTTCGACCTCGCCGCCGATCCTGAAGAGGCGCACGACCTCGCCGCAGTGCACCCGGACGTGCGAGCCCGCCTCGCGACCGCACTGCACGCATGGTACGAGGACGTCGAGTTGGACCGGGCCCGGCTGGTGTCGACATGA
- a CDS encoding LysR family transcriptional regulator, which translates to MDLKHLRSFVVLAEELHFGRAAHRLGLTQSALSQQLQKLEAVLEVQLLVRTSREVALTEAGMEFLEPALGALAAANRAYDSVADIKAGRAGRLRLGSLSAGMNGILAPILERYRVRMPTSIIEVHGSDSRSQERSLVAWELDAVVVRGLLDHSVIATIPLTEEKLVAFLPEGHPLADRPGVWLEELKDEHFVFWQRQRMTSFHDSVLKVCRAHGFEPNIQAYGDTLEAHLTLVAAGGVISLQSDMNTSIDRRGVRMVPVLDEDVRFNLWLAYLATKQTPALNAFLACVQEVLHHAPVPPVTA; encoded by the coding sequence ATGGACCTCAAGCATCTTCGTTCGTTTGTAGTCCTTGCGGAAGAACTGCACTTCGGGCGCGCCGCCCACCGCCTCGGCCTGACGCAGTCTGCCCTGAGTCAGCAGCTGCAGAAGCTCGAGGCCGTCCTGGAGGTGCAGTTGCTCGTCCGCACCAGCCGCGAGGTCGCGCTGACCGAGGCGGGCATGGAGTTCCTCGAACCGGCGCTCGGAGCGCTGGCGGCCGCCAATCGCGCCTACGACTCAGTCGCCGACATCAAGGCGGGCAGGGCGGGTCGACTGCGGCTGGGTTCCCTCAGTGCCGGTATGAACGGGATACTTGCGCCGATCCTGGAGCGGTACCGCGTCAGGATGCCCACAAGCATCATCGAGGTGCACGGCAGCGACAGCAGGTCGCAGGAGCGATCGCTGGTCGCCTGGGAGCTCGACGCCGTCGTCGTCCGAGGGCTCCTGGACCACAGCGTCATCGCGACCATCCCACTCACCGAGGAGAAGCTCGTGGCCTTCCTGCCGGAGGGGCACCCGCTTGCCGACCGGCCGGGTGTCTGGCTCGAGGAATTGAAGGACGAGCATTTCGTGTTCTGGCAGCGCCAGCGGATGACTTCGTTCCACGACTCGGTGCTCAAGGTGTGCCGCGCCCACGGATTCGAACCGAACATTCAGGCGTATGGCGACACGCTCGAGGCGCACCTGACCCTCGTCGCCGCGGGCGGGGTGATCTCGCTGCAATCCGACATGAACACCTCGATCGACCGTCGGGGCGTGCGGATGGTCCCGGTTTTGGATGAAGACGTGCGCTTTAATCTGTGGCTCGCCTACCTGGCGACCAAGCAGACGCCCGCGCTTAACGCGTTCCTCGCGTGCGTCCAGGAGGTCTTGCACCATGCGCCGGTCCCGCCGGTGACAGCCTGA